In Electrophorus electricus isolate fEleEle1 chromosome 1, fEleEle1.pri, whole genome shotgun sequence, a single window of DNA contains:
- the LOC113571451 gene encoding protein FAM104A, with protein MLSENRKRQRTQGEDENGTVMPQAKRSSTTHQSLEGSREAWDAESSGSDTSGVGSPEHATRSSSSASSQSGADSLAAVPGLMPYSPLSTSDQSGPTSLGSYQHINRVLREAHFQSLQNRGQSRNR; from the exons GAAACGTCAGCGTACTCAAGGCGAGGATGAGAATGGAACAGTAATGCCTCAGGCCAAGAGATCAAGCACAACACACCAGTCTTTGGAGGGCAGCCGAGAAGCATGGGACGCAGAA TCCTCCGGCAGCGACACCAGTGGTGTGGGTAGTCCGGAGCATGCCaccaggagcagcagcagtgccAGCAGCCAGTCCGGAGCTGACAGCCTGGCAGCTGTGCCTGGCCTCATGCCCTATAGCCCTCTGTCCACCTCAGACCAGTCTGGCCCCACCAGCCTGGGCTCTTACCAGCACATCAACCGGGTCCTGAGGGAGGCCCACTTCCAAAGCTTGCAGAACAGAGGTCAGTCCAGGAACAGGTGA